The following DNA comes from Halostagnicola kamekurae.
CGGCATCGTCCAGAACCGTGACGACACGCTCGAGATCTGCGTCGTCTTCGGACGGCGGAAACTCGACCGACATGACCCCACGTTGAACGCGGAGCCTAATGACGTAATTGGTCGTGAGATCGAGTAGTGTACGCCGACCCTACCCGAGGAAATAGCCTATTTCCTGGACGTAATACCTCTCGGCGGTCGTTTTGGAGCGAGATATCGCCGGTGTCGTTCCCCATATCCGTTGGTCGGACTCGAGTATCGAACCTCGAGAGGAGAATATAACTACCAGCGACAACAAAGCGGAGAAACGATGACCACCGAGCGCACTCCCGAAGCGAGCGCCGAGCAGACGCCCGGCCGGGGGCGGTCCCCCGAAGCAGCCGAAATCGAGCCCGCAGCGCCGGAGGAGTTCGGACTCGTCCAGGTCTGGTGGGGCGACGGCAAAGGCAAGACGACGGCGACGCTCGGCATGGGAATGCGCGCGGCGGGCCACGGCTACCGGGTGCATCTCCTCCAGTTCATGAAAGGGGGCGCCGCGAGCGTCGACGCGGTGCGAGGCGAGTACAACGCCATCGCCGCCCTCCCCGGGATTTCCTACGAGAACCTCGGCCACTACGGGTGGCACGGGATGAACGACGGCAGCGAGGAAACCGATCACGAAGCCGAGGCTCAAGCCGGCTTAGAGCGCACTCACGACCTGCTCGAGTCGGCCGCCGACGCCGATCTCTCGACGCCGTTCGCGCTGGATGGACCGGCAGACGACGGCATCCACATGCTCGTGCTCGACGAGGTTCTCTACGCGGCTGATCGCGGGCTGATCGAAGAGCGAGACGTCCTCGAGGTGATCGAAACCAAACCCGAGGGGCTCGAACTCGTCCTCTCGGGCAGCCACGACCGTCCGGCCTATCTGCTCGAGGAGGCAGACCTCGTGACGAACGTCAGCAAGGAGAAACACCCGATCGACGAGAACCAGCGCGCGAGACGCGGCACGGAGTACTGACCCCGAACGGCCCGCATATCCGATTGTAACGTCGAACGTCTCCCTGTTCTCGAGCGTAGCGATCTGGCCGTGAAATCGATAGGACGATAGGATCGCACACGCGATGCAAACCAAGCGGATGACACGAACGATTCTGGTTGCGGGGACCGCGAGCCACGTCGGGAAGTCGACGGTCGCGGCCGGCTTGTGTCGGTACCTCGCGAACCGCGGCGTCTCCGTCGCGCCGTTCAAGGGACAGAACATGAGTAACAACGCGCGCGTCGTCGTTCGACCGACCGCTGTCGAAGAGCCGCCTGTCACCGAGCGGGGTTCCGACGAGACAGCGACGCACGCGGATCAGTGGGGTGAAATCGGCGTCTCGCAGTACGTTCAAGCGAAAGCGGCCGGAATCGCCCCCACGACCGACATGAACCCGGTCCTGTTGAAGCCTCGCGGAGACGGCGAGAGCCAACTCGTCGTCCACGGGAGCGCGCGCACGCATCTCGCAGCCGGCGAGTACTACGAAGACTACTGGGGCCTCGCGCGCGAGGCGGCACGCAAATCCTATCGGGGCCTCGCGGCGGATCACGACGTGATCGTCGCTGAAGGCGCGGGGAGCATCGCCGAGATCAACCTCCACGACCGAGATCTGGCGAACGTCGAAACCGCACACTTTACCGACGCGACGATCGTGCTACTCGTCGATATCGAACGAGGCGGCGCGTTCGCGAGCCTCTACGGAACCCTCGAGTTGCTTCCGGACGATATTCGCGAGCGGGTTGCAGGCGCGATCATCACCAAATTCCGCGGCGATAGATCCCTCCTCGAGCCAGGGATCGAGTCGATCGAACGGCGAACGGGCGTCCCAATTCTGGGCGTGATTCCGTACGACGATCCGGGGCTTCCGGAAGAAGACAGCGTGTCGCTTCCCGGGCCCGAGACGCGAAAAACGATCGGCGTCGACGACGGGACCCAGCGCGATCGATACCTCAAAATCGCCGTCCCCCGACTGCCACGTATTTCGAACGCGACGGATCTCGAGGCGCTCGCGGCCCACCCCGATGTCGCGGTCGAGTACGTCCCGCTCGAGGGAGGGGCTATCGACTCCGATGAGTCCGACGCCATCGTTCTACCCGGCACAAAGAACACGGTCGACGATCTACTCGCGATCGAAGCGTCGGGACTCGGTGCTGAAATTGCGGATTTCGACGGCCCGATCGTCGGCATCTGCGGCGGCTATCAGATGCTCGGCGAGCGGATAACGAACGCGTCAGTCGAGGGAACCGGCGACCGTGACGTCGTCGAGGGGATCGGCTTGCTCCCGATCGAGACCGCTTTCGACGGTGAGAAGGTGGTAGAGCAGACCACCGTCGAAATCGACGGAAGCGAGTCGACGCTGCTGGCGGAGGCGACCGGGACCGCGTCGGGATACGAGATCCACGTCGGCAAAACCACCGCCCTCGAGCGCGTCGGACGCCCGCTGGGCGAGGCGAGCGCCGCACGCGGAAAGGTCCTCGGAACCTACCTGCACGGACTCTTCGAGAACGACGCCGTTCGCCACGCGTTCGTCGACTACCTCCGTGCTCGAGCGGACGACTCGATACTCCAAACCGACGGAGACGCGGCCGAACGATCGGGATCGGCGGACGGCGCTCGAGCGAGCGACCCAGATAAAACGCACGCGGCGAAATCGCCCTACGACCGCGCGGCGGCGCTCGTCGCCGACCACGTCGATTTATCGGAACTCGGAGTTGAATTCGACTAACGGGCGTGTACAGTTCGCGCCTAGTAAGACCGGTTTCGAACCGCCCGCGTCTAATCCGTATCGATTAATTGGTAGTAGAACTCGACTCCTGACGATACGTGCCGAGTAACTCCTCGAGAATCAGACACTCCTGGTCGGTCTGATCGTAGTGGGTGTCGATAAACCGTTCTGCGGCCTCGTAGTTGCCGCGGAGGCCGTGCTTTCGAACGGCGATCACCGACTCGAGGAAGAAGGTTCCGCCGTCGGCGTTGGCCGTGGGTTTACGGTTTCTGTCAGCGAAGTTCAGTTCAGATTTGATCTCGTCGAAGTTGAAGGTCTCGACTTCGTGGTCCGGATCGAGCAGGGTGAGTACGTATTCGGCCGAGAATCGATAGAACTCGGATTTGCTCTCGAACATACCGTCTTCGACGAGGCCGTCGATCTCCTCGACCACGTCGTCCGGATATCTGACGGTATCCTTTGCCATGTAAAGTCCAATACAGCGAGAGATAATGATAGTTTTGGGCCGCGCGGATGGAGGGTGCACGGAAGCAAACTCCGTGTGGTGTATCGGACTCGGTCGAAACGTCTCGCACGAACATACTGTAAATTATCCTATAGTATGTATAAACAGGTTTATTATTTATCATACGGTACTAGCGCTCGCAATGGTAGACGAATCCGAACTCCGAGACCAGATGACAGAAGCGTTCGAAGGCGCAGACTACCCCATTTCCAGTCCGATGGACCTCGTCCCGGCACTGCCGAACGGGCCCGGAACGAAGTTCGAGTCGGGGGACTTCTCGATGACGGCGATGGAACTGAACACGAAACTCTCGGGTGGAGACTTTCCCTACGAGTCCGTCGACGCGTTCGTCGACGACGTCATCGAGAATTTGAAAGAGCAAGGAGAGATCTAACGGCGTTGGCAGTTCCTGATCGATTCTGAATATTCGACTCGATCGACCACTTCGTTGAGTATACACGACAGCCGGCCCCGGATCGGTTTCCGATGACGGATTTCGAACGAGTTCGATAGCGATGGATTCTCGGCGGTAGACAGCCTCCCCTCGCTTTGATCGCTGCTGCCTGCCGGCGGCCCGACGAACAGACCACTACCTTTTTGTTTCATCACGACAATCCATTGATAGAAATGAATGGTGTGTTGGTGCGTCGGCCGTCCGTTCGCTTTACCTCGAGAGCGTATGAGTGATGTCCTCGACGGCGACATCGTACTGGTTTCACCAGCTGATCGGGGACGACTGGAGTCCACGTTCGAGAACGACGATCGCGTGACCGTCCGGCGAGTCGTCGAACCGGCAGAGGTTTCGCGATCGATCGTCGACGGCAGTTCGACATCCCTCGTCCTCGAACTCGACGATCCGGAGACCGTTCAAACGACACTCCGACGGATCGACCCGGTGACGACTTCGTCGAGCGTGCTGGTCGCACCGAAGGCGGGAAGCGAGAAACTCGCAGCAGTCGCATTTCGGAACGGAGCCACGGACTACATCGTCGAGGACGCGGAGGCGCCGACCGGTGATCGAATCGTAGACAGTCTCCAACGACGACGAGCCGCCACCGACCCGGCGGTCGGCGTTTCCATGGGTCACGCGGTCGAGAACGACGAGCGGCTGTTCGAGCGGGGGCTCCCCGAAGAGGCGTTCGTCATCGACGAGGACGGAACGTATCTCGACGCGCAGATCAGCGAAAACGCCTCGGAGCTGTACTCGTTTCCCGCGGAGGATCTCATCGGACTACAGTTCGACGACGTCTTCTCGCCGACGGTCGCGTCCAAGTTACACGAGTGTGTCACGCGGACGATCGAAACCGGCGAGATCCAATCGATCGAATACACGGCCCAGACGGCTGCCGGCGCACGGAAGTTCGAGGCGCGCGTCGTTCTGGTCGACGAGGAGAGACGGGGCGACCGAGCAGTCGTCTGGCTCGCTCGGGACATCACCGATCTACGAGCCAAACAGGAGGCAGTTCGGTCCCGCCAGGAGCGTCTCGAGCGGATCAACGAAATCAACGAGGTCATCAAAGAGGTCGTCGGAACGGTCGTCGAATCACCGACCCGGTCTGCGATCGAACGAAACGTCTGTGAGCGACTCGTCGAATCAAACCTCTATCGCTGTGCTATCGTCGGTGGTATCGGACAGGATACCGACGTGTTCTACCGGACCGGACGCGGCGGCACTGACCCCGAACTCGAATCACTACTCGAGGAGGACCTTGGATACGAGACGGTTATCGAGACGGCCGAAGCGCGTACGTTCAGCAACGGTGCTCACGGATATCAGCTTCCCGAATCGCTCGGAAAGACCGAACCGCACCTCGAGAGTAACTCGGCGATCGTCGTTCCCATCGATCACGACGAGGTCGTCTACGGTGTGTTGGTGGTGCTCGCGACCAGAGCGAACGCGTTCGGATCGAGAGAGCGCGAGTGCTTTCAGTTGTTGGGTGAATCCGTGGGCTTTTCGATCAACGCTGTAAAGAACAGACGGCTACTCTTTTCGGATTCGGTCGTCGAACTCGAGATCAGGATCGACGGCGGCGATTCGATCTCGTTTGATCTGACGGAAGAGTACGACTGTACGTGCTCGCTGAAATGGGCTGGAGTGACGACCGACGGCAAAACGTATCAGTACGTCGTGGTCGACGGAATCGACGGCGAGACCGTTCGCCAGGAGGCGACCGACCACGACTCCGTACAGGAGTGTCGTGTGATCCACGACGGGGACCGCCGGTGTATCATCGAACTCCGACTCGTCGAATCGGCCGTCCGAGCGCTCTCGAATCTCGGGGTCACGATCCGAGACATCACGGTCGAGGATACCGTTGGAACCTGCATCCTCGACGTTCCCGGAGAGGCGGACATCAGGGAGATACTCACGACGCTCGGACAGATCTACCAGCGCACCGAACTCGTCGCCCGACGCGAAGTCGACCGATCGATACGGACGACCGCGCAAAAACGGGATCGAGTACTCGACGCGTTGACGGACAAACAACTCACCACCCTCAGGGTGGCCTACTACGGCGGGTACTTCGATTGGCCGCGCGGGAGCACCGGCGAAGAAATAGCAGCGGCGATGGACGTCGCACCGCCGACGATGCACCAGCATCTGCGGAAAGCATTACAGGAACTGCTCCGCGAATTCCTCGAGGAAGGGACGAAAGCGGATTTCGGTCGCTGAGTCGCTACAACTTCACACTCGATTCGGGGTACCACCGTATGGCAATTGCGTCTTCCAGTACGGTTTTGCGCTACCGACAGAGGGCGAGACCGGTGCTCGAGAGTTGGCACTCCAAGCTGCGGGTCGTTGAGAATAGCCAGTGGCTCGTTATTCCTCGTCAGAATCTTCGTCGCCGCGTGCGAAGCTCGCCGCAGTGTTCGACGCTTCGCCGGCACCGGCGGACGGTCCTTCGATGAGTTCCTCGAAGTCGTCCACTTCGTTGTACTGATCCTGATAGACCAGCGCTGCTTTTCCGAGCGACGTGATCTCGTACAGTCCGGAGCGCTCGGCGGGTCCGATTTTCTCGACGAGACCGTAGTCCTCGAGCACCGGCAGTCGGGTATTGATGTTCTTTCGGCTCTTGTCGGTATGGGCAGACAAATTCGTTGCGACGTTTCGGCCCTTGTCTTCGAGCGCCTCGAGAATCAGGAAGTCGGTTGGTTGTCTCAGTTTCATCTCTTGTTCTCTTGTACTGTACTCTATTTCCAGTGGTAACTAATACTTTCGGCTTCGACCCGACAAAAATTGTGAAAAGATTTAGAGTGTTTCGCAGAAATGTTCGCATTATCGGGCAGTTATACACGATTTTGTGTCGATAAAACCCGTCAATTCCGGTGTGTAGTCGAAGAGCGTACAGTATCTGTCACTGGACGGTCCGCTGGGAGGGCCGTCCGACCGCGTTCATCTGAGAACGCTTCGAGCGCGCGAGCGCGTCTGACTCGAGCCAGTGTAAGAACGATGCAACTGCGGCTGGCGAATCGAGCCGCGCAGACGCCCTGGACGGGGCTGGCTCGCCGACGAGGATTCCGATCCCCTCGGGTTCGACGGCCTCGAACGCTAATTCGTCCGTCGTATCATCGCCGAGATAGACTACCAGCGAGTCCGCGGGGACGGACCGCCGGAGGACTTCGACCGCGTTTCCTTTCCCCCAGGGGATTCGCGGCGAGATCTCGAGGATCCGTCTGCCGCGCGAGTACGTCAATCGGCCCTCACCGACTCGGTCGAGGACCGATTTCGTTACTCGCCGGATCGTCTCGCGTCTGTCTGGCGAGTTCGACCGCCGGTGAACGGTCGCCGTCAGTCGCTTGTTTTCGACCCAACAATCATCGAACGAATCGAACGCGTCCGAGAGTTCGATACAGGAACGGTCGACGAGCGTCGAGCGTTTCCGAGCGATCGGGTGGACCGAAACCGAACCGCGACGCTGAATCTCGAGGCCGTGATTGCCGGCGAAGAGACTCGGGCCGTCGAGTCTCGAG
Coding sequences within:
- a CDS encoding cob(I)yrinic acid a,c-diamide adenosyltransferase: MTTERTPEASAEQTPGRGRSPEAAEIEPAAPEEFGLVQVWWGDGKGKTTATLGMGMRAAGHGYRVHLLQFMKGGAASVDAVRGEYNAIAALPGISYENLGHYGWHGMNDGSEETDHEAEAQAGLERTHDLLESAADADLSTPFALDGPADDGIHMLVLDEVLYAADRGLIEERDVLEVIETKPEGLELVLSGSHDRPAYLLEEADLVTNVSKEKHPIDENQRARRGTEY
- a CDS encoding CopG family transcriptional regulator gives rise to the protein MAKDTVRYPDDVVEEIDGLVEDGMFESKSEFYRFSAEYVLTLLDPDHEVETFNFDEIKSELNFADRNRKPTANADGGTFFLESVIAVRKHGLRGNYEAAERFIDTHYDQTDQECLILEELLGTYRQESSSTTN
- the otsB gene encoding trehalose-phosphatase — protein: MSKDSPIPVDEQLPRIRSALRETDSVLLCLDFDGTMAPIVDDPSEATPLTTAVDAVQSLASNPTVRTAVVSGRSLADVRSRLDGPSLFAGNHGLEIQRRGSVSVHPIARKRSTLVDRSCIELSDAFDSFDDCWVENKRLTATVHRRSNSPDRRETIRRVTKSVLDRVGEGRLTYSRGRRILEISPRIPWGKGNAVEVLRRSVPADSLVVYLGDDTTDELAFEAVEPEGIGILVGEPAPSRASARLDSPAAVASFLHWLESDALARSKRSQMNAVGRPSQRTVQ
- a CDS encoding winged helix-turn-helix domain-containing protein, which produces MKLRQPTDFLILEALEDKGRNVATNLSAHTDKSRKNINTRLPVLEDYGLVEKIGPAERSGLYEITSLGKAALVYQDQYNEVDDFEELIEGPSAGAGEASNTAASFARGDEDSDEE
- a CDS encoding bacterio-opsin activator domain-containing protein; translation: MSDVLDGDIVLVSPADRGRLESTFENDDRVTVRRVVEPAEVSRSIVDGSSTSLVLELDDPETVQTTLRRIDPVTTSSSVLVAPKAGSEKLAAVAFRNGATDYIVEDAEAPTGDRIVDSLQRRRAATDPAVGVSMGHAVENDERLFERGLPEEAFVIDEDGTYLDAQISENASELYSFPAEDLIGLQFDDVFSPTVASKLHECVTRTIETGEIQSIEYTAQTAAGARKFEARVVLVDEERRGDRAVVWLARDITDLRAKQEAVRSRQERLERINEINEVIKEVVGTVVESPTRSAIERNVCERLVESNLYRCAIVGGIGQDTDVFYRTGRGGTDPELESLLEEDLGYETVIETAEARTFSNGAHGYQLPESLGKTEPHLESNSAIVVPIDHDEVVYGVLVVLATRANAFGSRERECFQLLGESVGFSINAVKNRRLLFSDSVVELEIRIDGGDSISFDLTEEYDCTCSLKWAGVTTDGKTYQYVVVDGIDGETVRQEATDHDSVQECRVIHDGDRRCIIELRLVESAVRALSNLGVTIRDITVEDTVGTCILDVPGEADIREILTTLGQIYQRTELVARREVDRSIRTTAQKRDRVLDALTDKQLTTLRVAYYGGYFDWPRGSTGEEIAAAMDVAPPTMHQHLRKALQELLREFLEEGTKADFGR
- a CDS encoding cobyric acid synthase, whose product is MTRTILVAGTASHVGKSTVAAGLCRYLANRGVSVAPFKGQNMSNNARVVVRPTAVEEPPVTERGSDETATHADQWGEIGVSQYVQAKAAGIAPTTDMNPVLLKPRGDGESQLVVHGSARTHLAAGEYYEDYWGLAREAARKSYRGLAADHDVIVAEGAGSIAEINLHDRDLANVETAHFTDATIVLLVDIERGGAFASLYGTLELLPDDIRERVAGAIITKFRGDRSLLEPGIESIERRTGVPILGVIPYDDPGLPEEDSVSLPGPETRKTIGVDDGTQRDRYLKIAVPRLPRISNATDLEALAAHPDVAVEYVPLEGGAIDSDESDAIVLPGTKNTVDDLLAIEASGLGAEIADFDGPIVGICGGYQMLGERITNASVEGTGDRDVVEGIGLLPIETAFDGEKVVEQTTVEIDGSESTLLAEATGTASGYEIHVGKTTALERVGRPLGEASAARGKVLGTYLHGLFENDAVRHAFVDYLRARADDSILQTDGDAAERSGSADGARASDPDKTHAAKSPYDRAAALVADHVDLSELGVEFD
- a CDS encoding MTH865 family protein; translated protein: MVDESELRDQMTEAFEGADYPISSPMDLVPALPNGPGTKFESGDFSMTAMELNTKLSGGDFPYESVDAFVDDVIENLKEQGEI